One segment of Streptomyces sp. NBC_00576 DNA contains the following:
- a CDS encoding carbohydrate-binding protein yields the protein MQLRSVMACVSLLAGTLVALSGTTAQAATTRYEAETSPAVCTGTIDSDWTGYSGSGFCNGTNAANAYAQFTVSAPASGTATLSVRFANGTTTARSVGIIVNGTTVTTATFEGTGTWTAWTTKTLTVPVVAGSNTIRLNPTAAAGLPNIDYLDANVPDGGGTTPPTASALYVSPSGTDSAAGTSSAPTTLTSAIGRITAGGTIYVRGGTYNQSSTITIPVGNNGTASARTTLAAYPGETPVLNFSAQTESSSNRGLQLNANYWHIKGLVVERAGDNGIYVGGSNNIVERTVTRFNRDTGLQLGRIASTTPAANWPANNLILSAESHDNADSDGEDADGFAAKLTTGSGNVFRYAVSHNNIDDGWDLYTKTDTGAIGPVTVEDSLAYKNGTLTDGSQAGNGDRNGYKLGGDDIAVNHIVRRSIAYNNGKHGFTWNSNPGTMAVSDNVSIDNTERNFNFDGGTSVFRTNTSCRSGSGTNDRIVGNSDTSNQFWSGANGSRCSSYAGALHWSFASDGRLVVTFGG from the coding sequence ATGCAACTGAGATCCGTCATGGCGTGCGTCAGCCTGCTGGCAGGCACACTCGTCGCGCTGTCCGGAACCACGGCACAGGCCGCGACCACGCGCTACGAGGCCGAGACCTCACCGGCGGTCTGCACCGGCACCATCGACTCCGACTGGACCGGCTACTCCGGCAGCGGATTCTGCAACGGCACCAACGCGGCCAACGCGTACGCCCAGTTCACCGTATCCGCACCCGCATCGGGCACGGCGACACTGAGCGTCCGCTTCGCCAACGGCACCACCACCGCCCGTTCCGTGGGCATCATCGTGAACGGCACGACGGTCACGACGGCGACGTTCGAGGGCACCGGTACCTGGACGGCGTGGACGACGAAGACGCTGACGGTGCCGGTGGTCGCGGGCAGCAACACCATCCGCCTCAACCCGACGGCCGCCGCGGGTCTCCCCAACATCGACTACCTCGACGCGAACGTCCCGGACGGCGGCGGCACCACACCCCCGACTGCCTCAGCGCTGTACGTGTCCCCGTCCGGCACCGACAGTGCCGCGGGTACGTCGTCGGCGCCGACCACTCTCACGTCGGCGATCGGCCGCATCACCGCAGGCGGCACGATCTACGTCCGCGGAGGCACGTACAACCAGTCCTCCACGATCACGATCCCGGTGGGCAACAACGGCACCGCCTCCGCCCGCACCACCCTCGCCGCCTACCCCGGCGAGACCCCGGTCCTCAACTTCTCGGCACAGACCGAGAGTTCGTCGAACCGCGGCCTCCAACTGAACGCCAACTACTGGCACATCAAGGGCCTCGTCGTCGAACGGGCCGGTGACAACGGCATCTACGTCGGCGGCAGCAACAACATCGTCGAGCGCACGGTGACCCGCTTCAACCGCGACACCGGCCTCCAGCTCGGCCGTATCGCCTCCACCACCCCGGCCGCCAACTGGCCGGCCAACAACCTGATCCTGAGCGCCGAGTCGCACGACAACGCCGACTCGGACGGTGAGGACGCCGACGGCTTCGCGGCCAAGCTCACCACCGGCTCCGGCAACGTCTTCCGCTACGCGGTCTCGCACAACAACATCGACGACGGCTGGGACCTCTACACCAAGACCGACACGGGGGCCATCGGCCCGGTGACCGTCGAGGACTCCCTCGCCTACAAGAACGGCACCCTCACCGACGGCTCCCAGGCCGGCAACGGTGACCGCAACGGCTACAAGCTGGGCGGCGACGACATCGCCGTCAACCACATCGTCCGGCGCAGCATCGCCTACAACAACGGCAAGCACGGCTTCACCTGGAACAGCAACCCCGGCACGATGGCGGTGTCGGACAACGTCAGCATCGACAACACGGAGCGCAACTTCAACTTCGACGGCGGCACGTCGGTGTTCCGCACGAACACGTCATGCCGGAGCGGCAGCGGCACGAACGACCGGATCGTCGGCAACTCCGACACGTCGAACCAGTTCTGGTCGGGGGCGAACGGCTCCCGCTGCTCGTCCTACGCGGGCGCGCTGCACTGGTCCTTCGCTTCGGACGGGCGGCTGGTGGTGACGTTCGGAGGGTAG
- a CDS encoding lysyl oxidase family protein, whose amino-acid sequence MTTQQHSTTSSKSDSKRLKHSALAAGAALAVVVSVAGAAPFAGAATSAAPTKPKLRLVSATDSVTTQRWEGEPGVYVDLGTYVTVDDIPLEFKVTRKSYKDPVIAEQIIRKGGKAEAKRLPAGLVKDFAGLPGFLEVSFRNAAGVEVAKNKGAFCPNNAAGRIRPDGPATSHFPESCSSNPFTLGGVWGIEKGWAANASSIDYSKPVDLPVGEYTAKVSVGKQYRDLFGIPNDQPTIKVTVLPPSEDDGEGGEGGRAGLAARSSAHHAGGHGAHGSHGAQHSAPPASHHYGPRGADMPTLPAFPNALVDRGTAHHLGDGPGHTDGSRVAPALKAAAKRPTGRAGVPANVPKPDLRSLPAWDIAITDGEDGDVAGKDYLAFSANVWNAGPAPLVVDGFRQLGKDLMDAYQYFYDANGKQVGYTPTGTMEWDPRSGHEHWHFTDFASYRLLSADQTKEVRSGKEAFCLANTDAIDYTVKNANWHPYNTDLSTACGEKSALSVREVLDVGSGDTYTQYRPGQSFDVTGLPNGTYYIQVIANPEKRLQETNLNNNVALRKVILGGTEGARTVTVPPHDLIDVK is encoded by the coding sequence ATGACCACTCAGCAGCACAGCACCACCAGCAGCAAGAGCGACAGCAAGCGCTTAAAGCATTCGGCACTCGCCGCGGGGGCCGCCTTGGCCGTCGTGGTGTCCGTGGCCGGAGCGGCCCCCTTCGCCGGGGCGGCTACGAGCGCCGCGCCCACGAAGCCGAAGCTCAGGCTCGTCTCCGCGACGGACTCCGTGACGACCCAACGCTGGGAAGGGGAACCCGGCGTCTACGTGGACCTCGGCACGTACGTCACCGTGGACGACATACCGCTGGAGTTCAAGGTGACCCGGAAGTCCTACAAGGACCCGGTGATCGCCGAGCAGATCATCCGCAAGGGCGGCAAGGCGGAGGCGAAGAGACTGCCCGCCGGCCTGGTGAAGGACTTCGCGGGCCTGCCCGGCTTCCTGGAGGTGTCGTTCAGGAACGCGGCCGGGGTGGAGGTCGCGAAGAACAAGGGCGCGTTCTGCCCGAACAACGCCGCAGGACGCATCCGCCCGGACGGCCCCGCGACCTCGCACTTCCCGGAGAGCTGCTCCAGCAACCCGTTCACGCTGGGCGGGGTGTGGGGCATCGAGAAGGGCTGGGCGGCCAACGCCAGCTCGATCGACTACAGCAAGCCGGTGGATCTGCCGGTGGGCGAGTACACGGCCAAGGTGTCGGTCGGGAAGCAGTACCGCGACCTGTTCGGCATCCCCAATGACCAGCCGACCATCAAGGTGACGGTACTGCCGCCGAGCGAGGACGACGGTGAGGGTGGTGAGGGCGGCAGAGCCGGTCTGGCCGCGCGATCCTCCGCCCACCACGCAGGGGGCCACGGAGCCCACGGGTCCCACGGAGCCCAGCACTCCGCCCCGCCCGCGTCGCACCACTACGGTCCGCGGGGCGCGGACATGCCCACTCTCCCGGCCTTCCCCAACGCGCTCGTCGACCGGGGTACGGCACACCACCTGGGTGACGGTCCGGGCCACACCGACGGTTCGCGCGTCGCGCCCGCGCTGAAGGCCGCCGCCAAGCGGCCCACGGGCAGGGCGGGCGTACCGGCCAACGTGCCCAAGCCGGACCTGCGTTCACTGCCGGCGTGGGACATCGCCATCACGGACGGCGAGGACGGGGACGTAGCCGGCAAGGACTACCTGGCGTTCAGCGCGAACGTCTGGAACGCCGGCCCGGCCCCGCTGGTCGTCGACGGTTTCCGTCAGCTGGGCAAGGACCTGATGGACGCCTACCAGTACTTCTACGACGCGAACGGCAAGCAGGTCGGCTACACGCCCACCGGCACCATGGAGTGGGACCCCCGGTCCGGCCACGAGCACTGGCACTTCACGGACTTCGCGAGCTACCGCCTGCTGAGCGCCGACCAGACGAAGGAGGTGCGCAGCGGCAAGGAAGCCTTCTGTCTGGCCAACACCGACGCGATCGACTACACGGTGAAGAACGCCAACTGGCACCCCTACAACACCGACCTGTCGACCGCGTGCGGTGAGAAGAGCGCCCTCTCGGTACGCGAGGTCCTCGACGTCGGCTCCGGCGACACGTACACCCAGTACCGTCCGGGCCAGTCCTTCGACGTCACCGGTCTTCCGAACGGCACGTACTACATCCAGGTCATCGCCAACCCGGAGAAGCGCCTCCAGGAGACCAACCTCAACAACAACGTCGCCCTGCGCAAGGTGATCCTCGGCGGCACGGAGGGCGCGCGGACGGTGACGGTACCGCCGCACGACCTGATCGACGTGAAGTAA
- a CDS encoding sigma-70 family RNA polymerase sigma factor produces the protein MIDNTATATATDAYARIYEEQQPRLVAYARSLTKSSWAAEDLVAEAHFRVWRRLSAGHEIDNVPAYLMTTVRHLASTVGSNSARETPQDPQDGPERLERSERVVSQGRHVDDPAEQVSSVDLLVRVLGQLPDRWVKALWLAEAEGQPLAAIGPQIGTGIKEGATAVLLHRAREGMRQAFLREQPGVPDNTACEPYWVRMPAYVRGTATRRQSDQILAHADICDDCRHRLALLMRTNDRLPALVGPALLVLVVGGTGKYLLSFAAGSAGASTAVSAAAGHGGGVLHAVRHGVTGGAKMPKALALSAGAAAAAVAVTIALTSPQVQLQERSRVPLAGNSLAPVPVAEVPARVPVPVPLKVSPVPVPERVPAEVRVASSVVTVTRGSGTRVDAGTETPPAPVPGAPVEPAPSLPEPSVEEPVPPASDKPVSEKPGKPVKPVSEKPGKPEAPVPPVTSVEVPPVTPEPPVPPVESEPPVPPVESGPPVPPVVVQPVPPVESGPPVPPVVVPPAPPEVPAPEPVPAPTPEPEPEPVAPTPVDPVPDYPAPVDPAPVDPAPVDPAPVDPAPVDPAPVDETPVDETPVDETPVDETPVPDPGVPDPGHC, from the coding sequence ATGATTGACAACACCGCCACCGCCACCGCGACCGACGCGTACGCCCGCATCTACGAGGAGCAGCAGCCGCGTCTCGTTGCGTATGCGCGTTCGCTCACCAAGAGCAGCTGGGCCGCGGAAGACCTGGTCGCCGAGGCGCACTTCCGCGTGTGGCGACGGCTGTCGGCGGGGCACGAGATCGACAACGTGCCCGCGTACCTGATGACGACGGTCCGGCACCTGGCGTCCACCGTGGGCAGCAACTCGGCGCGCGAGACCCCGCAGGATCCGCAGGACGGGCCGGAGCGGCTGGAGAGGTCGGAACGGGTCGTCTCCCAGGGGCGGCACGTCGACGACCCCGCCGAACAGGTCTCCTCGGTCGACCTGTTGGTACGGGTGCTGGGCCAACTCCCCGACCGCTGGGTCAAGGCGCTGTGGCTCGCCGAGGCGGAGGGTCAGCCCCTGGCGGCGATCGGCCCCCAGATCGGTACCGGTATCAAGGAGGGCGCGACCGCCGTACTCCTCCACCGCGCCCGTGAGGGCATGCGCCAGGCCTTTCTGCGCGAGCAGCCCGGCGTCCCGGACAACACGGCGTGCGAGCCGTACTGGGTCCGCATGCCCGCGTACGTACGCGGCACCGCGACCCGCCGCCAGTCCGACCAGATCCTCGCCCACGCGGACATCTGCGACGACTGTCGCCACCGACTTGCTTTGCTGATGCGCACGAACGACCGCCTGCCCGCGCTGGTCGGCCCGGCGTTGCTGGTGCTGGTGGTGGGCGGCACGGGGAAGTACCTGCTGTCGTTCGCGGCGGGGTCCGCCGGCGCGTCGACCGCGGTGTCCGCCGCGGCCGGTCACGGTGGTGGGGTGCTGCACGCGGTACGCCATGGCGTGACCGGCGGCGCGAAGATGCCCAAGGCGCTCGCGCTGAGCGCGGGGGCGGCGGCAGCGGCCGTCGCGGTCACCATCGCGCTGACCTCTCCGCAGGTTCAGCTGCAGGAACGGTCCCGGGTCCCGCTGGCGGGCAACTCCTTGGCACCGGTGCCGGTGGCGGAGGTGCCGGCGAGGGTGCCGGTGCCTGTGCCGCTGAAGGTGAGTCCGGTGCCTGTGCCGGAGCGGGTGCCGGCCGAGGTGCGGGTCGCCTCGTCGGTGGTCACGGTGACTCGTGGGAGCGGTACCCGTGTTGATGCCGGTACGGAGACGCCCCCTGCGCCCGTTCCCGGCGCGCCGGTGGAGCCCGCACCGTCGCTGCCTGAACCTTCGGTCGAGGAACCGGTTCCGCCGGCGAGCGATAAGCCGGTGAGCGAGAAGCCGGGGAAGCCGGTGAAGCCGGTGAGCGAGAAGCCGGGGAAGCCGGAGGCTCCTGTGCCTCCCGTGACGTCGGTGGAGGTGCCTCCCGTGACCCCCGAACCCCCTGTGCCGCCGGTGGAGTCGGAGCCGCCTGTGCCTCCCGTGGAGTCGGGGCCGCCTGTGCCCCCGGTGGTGGTGCAGCCTGTGCCTCCCGTGGAGTCGGGGCCGCCTGTGCCCCCGGTGGTGGTGCCTCCCGCGCCTCCGGAGGTTCCTGCCCCGGAACCCGTCCCCGCTCCCACCCCTGAGCCAGAGCCAGAGCCGGTCGCTCCAACTCCCGTGGATCCCGTCCCTGATTACCCGGCCCCGGTGGACCCGGCCCCGGTGGACCCGGCCCCGGTGGACCCGGCTCCTGTGGACCCGGCCCCGGTGGACCCGGCTCCTGTGGACGAGACCCCCGTGGACGAGACCCCCGTGGACGAGACCCCCGTGGACGAGACCCCCGTTCCTGATCCTGGTGTTCCTGACCCCGGGCATTGCTGA
- a CDS encoding SsgA family sporulation/cell division regulator, translating to MYRTLEQSARARLITPGYQELPLVVTLRYDSADPLAVHIDFPGDVSVDGEGVSWTFSRLLLEEGLENPAGIGEVHLWPCGQTRTVVELHSPYGLAVVRFRTAQLQRFLHRSYGVVAPGMEDLGPAVERGLALLLGGV from the coding sequence ATGTACAGAACCCTGGAGCAGTCCGCACGCGCCCGCCTGATCACCCCTGGTTACCAGGAACTTCCGCTCGTCGTCACCCTGCGCTACGACTCCGCCGACCCCCTCGCCGTCCACATCGACTTCCCCGGCGATGTCTCGGTCGACGGCGAGGGTGTGAGCTGGACCTTCTCCCGGCTGCTCCTGGAAGAGGGGCTGGAGAACCCGGCCGGGATCGGCGAGGTCCACCTGTGGCCGTGCGGACAGACGCGCACGGTCGTGGAACTCCACTCGCCCTACGGACTGGCCGTGGTCCGGTTCCGTACGGCGCAGCTCCAGCGCTTCCTGCATCGCTCGTACGGCGTTGTCGCGCCGGGCATGGAGGACCTGGGACCGGCGGTCGAACGCGGGCTCGCCCTGCTGCTCGGCGGGGTCTGA
- a CDS encoding ABC transporter substrate-binding protein, with translation MYTNAHSSRSRRNHPGAAVVALGAVTVLLAGCSSSSVDTSDPLAGDKAAGDTVVVGSNNFAESILLADIYGEALKAKDIKVSYKPNIGSRETTYGLLKNGSITVLPEYNGSLLAYLDAKAAQTSLATVNAAAKAKLDSKLTLLESSPAEDKDSVTLNAATAKKYNLTATSTLADLKGIAPELVLGGSPEFQTRQQGMLGLESVYGLKFKSFKALDAGGPLTQAALKKNTVQAGDIFTTDPTITKEKFLVLQDPKNLFGFANVTPLVYKSGLSQEGVDALNAVSAKLDTKTLLDLDTQVQLESKDPLDVAKAWLKSAGLG, from the coding sequence GTGTATACCAACGCCCACAGCAGCAGGTCCCGCAGGAACCACCCAGGCGCGGCGGTCGTCGCCCTCGGGGCGGTGACGGTCCTGCTGGCGGGATGCTCCTCCTCGTCCGTCGACACGTCCGACCCGCTCGCCGGCGACAAGGCGGCCGGTGACACCGTGGTCGTCGGCTCCAACAACTTCGCCGAAAGCATCCTGCTCGCCGACATCTACGGCGAGGCCCTGAAGGCCAAGGACATCAAGGTGTCCTACAAGCCCAACATCGGCAGCCGCGAGACCACGTACGGCCTGCTCAAGAACGGTTCCATCACCGTCCTGCCGGAGTACAACGGCTCGCTGCTGGCCTACCTGGACGCGAAGGCCGCGCAGACCTCGCTCGCGACCGTGAACGCCGCGGCAAAGGCCAAGCTCGACTCCAAGCTGACGCTGCTGGAGTCGTCGCCGGCCGAGGACAAGGACTCCGTCACGCTCAACGCGGCGACCGCGAAGAAGTACAACCTCACCGCGACCTCCACGCTCGCCGACCTCAAGGGCATCGCGCCGGAACTGGTCCTCGGCGGCTCGCCCGAGTTCCAGACCCGCCAGCAGGGCATGCTCGGCCTGGAGTCGGTGTACGGGCTGAAGTTCAAGTCCTTCAAGGCCCTCGACGCGGGCGGCCCGCTGACCCAGGCCGCGCTGAAGAAGAACACCGTGCAGGCCGGGGACATCTTCACCACGGACCCGACCATCACCAAGGAGAAGTTTCTCGTCCTCCAGGACCCGAAGAACCTCTTCGGATTCGCGAACGTGACCCCGCTGGTCTACAAGAGCGGGCTCTCCCAGGAGGGCGTCGACGCGCTCAACGCCGTCTCCGCCAAGCTCGACACGAAGACCCTGCTCGACCTGGACACCCAGGTGCAACTGGAGAGCAAGGACCCGCTGGACGTCGCCAAGGCCTGGCTGAAGTCGGCCGGTCTGGGCTGA
- a CDS encoding HAMP domain-containing sensor histidine kinase, whose amino-acid sequence MSTKVVDASARSASTASTAPMSTRRRLRGFADRWPFQRKLNVLVGIPLTVIALLLTYLIVDLVQESNRAEDAARLVRASTQVAQLVSALQDEHQQAILLSVRHEASLDGGAPSTDAYRQTQADVDTRVRKVVDAFGDRLPDTEVQALKAVQGLAGLRATIEQGYLPATNIDPAYSGAADGLIDGLGLDRDADLATTFTGNLLDSLLRADAAHGAYETGVFSARTGDSNALIEFTGAVASYELFTYQAERFGRFAGEAQAEEFGGIEHNTSQASIGQHYAELAVDPSALQAESKAEIRAAFQTAIASYPDYSGQAETRLKITSSLIDQIADRADDTAADAQWRAALLLSLALLCFAVWIAFSILVRRSVVRPVLALTGAAQEVADVAGRELARVADDDAEEPGSPRLRQLPVTADDEIGELAEAFNKVQTTAGALLERQVLSRRNVAEMFGNVGRRVSNLTTRQLALIDAVERGETDPALLERLYSIDHIAVRLRRNADSLMLLAGIRETVLDSGPTALTNVVRAALGQIEGFQRVRLRAATEAMVEPDIIGDLTLMIAELLENAVSFSPEHSPVEVVVGSDHDSASIIVADHGLGMSAERLAEENSRLVRRERLDVVPTKVLGLFVVGALARRWDVDVTLSRTPGGGVTAEVLIPSTLLLTTSELEPAGRLGSPDVPAPPAALAAPSARAAGPSPSSSIPSTVPSWATTDDEATALPRRVPRRDASPGEQETGAPLPSETGSESPARDTATTVTHASTGADASVAATLTGDTGSTSGTAATGSSGHSAEPGLSARTAEPTSSGIPAQPGVPATTAAEPGSSAPPSGSATRADLPEPGTTTEPAPRAHPDGAGTPTPHASEPTLHTHAEDGPGAHTRTAEHTTPAGTTEPPPHTYPAAPESDLAHAEDRPRADDARTTESSPAHLAGSQPAARTEPSPHAYPAGPGSGLARAAGGAGEAVRGAERGAVGHGAGPSPLGRPAGPLSAQAGADPFAVGPDGSRPLRRRVRGATLRTTVDAAAQQAARQAVRPADADAVRDSLEEFEAAVARAHRDTGEHPRPVESRPLTPSPTAEDPTDRRHDHRHDRRPDVSPERSDRTVPSDASDRTEPITDPISVQDTPYHQNHQNHLPEGAEQ is encoded by the coding sequence GTGTCCACGAAAGTGGTGGACGCGTCCGCCCGGTCGGCATCCACCGCATCCACGGCACCGATGTCCACGCGCCGGCGCCTGCGGGGCTTCGCCGACCGATGGCCCTTCCAGCGCAAGCTGAACGTACTCGTCGGCATCCCGCTGACGGTGATCGCGCTGCTGCTGACGTACCTCATCGTCGATCTGGTGCAGGAGTCCAACCGCGCGGAGGACGCCGCCCGGCTGGTGCGCGCCAGCACCCAGGTCGCACAGCTCGTCTCCGCGCTCCAGGACGAACACCAGCAGGCCATTCTGCTCTCCGTGCGGCACGAGGCGTCCCTCGACGGCGGCGCCCCCTCCACCGACGCCTACCGGCAGACGCAGGCCGACGTGGACACGCGGGTACGGAAGGTGGTCGACGCCTTCGGCGACCGGCTGCCGGACACCGAGGTGCAGGCCCTCAAGGCGGTCCAGGGCCTGGCCGGTCTGCGGGCCACCATCGAGCAGGGCTATCTGCCCGCCACCAACATCGACCCGGCGTACTCGGGTGCGGCCGACGGCCTCATCGACGGGCTGGGCCTGGACCGCGACGCCGACCTCGCGACCACCTTCACCGGTAACCTCCTCGACTCGCTGCTGCGCGCCGACGCGGCGCACGGCGCGTACGAGACCGGCGTGTTCTCCGCGCGGACCGGCGACAGCAACGCGCTCATCGAGTTCACCGGCGCCGTCGCCTCCTACGAGCTGTTCACCTACCAGGCCGAGCGGTTCGGCCGGTTCGCCGGTGAGGCACAGGCCGAGGAGTTCGGCGGCATCGAGCACAACACCTCGCAGGCTTCGATCGGCCAGCACTACGCCGAACTGGCCGTGGATCCCAGCGCGTTGCAGGCCGAGTCCAAGGCCGAGATCCGGGCGGCGTTCCAGACCGCCATCGCCTCCTACCCCGACTACAGCGGGCAGGCCGAGACCCGGCTGAAGATCACCTCCTCGCTCATCGACCAGATCGCCGACCGGGCCGACGACACCGCCGCCGACGCCCAGTGGCGTGCGGCCCTGCTGCTGAGCCTGGCGCTGCTCTGCTTCGCCGTGTGGATCGCCTTCTCCATCCTGGTCCGCCGTTCCGTGGTCCGCCCGGTGCTGGCGCTGACGGGAGCCGCCCAGGAGGTCGCCGACGTGGCGGGCCGCGAGCTCGCCCGGGTCGCCGACGACGACGCCGAGGAGCCCGGCTCCCCGCGGCTGCGTCAGCTGCCGGTCACCGCGGACGACGAGATCGGCGAACTCGCCGAGGCGTTCAACAAGGTGCAGACCACCGCGGGCGCGCTGCTGGAGCGCCAGGTGCTCAGCCGGCGCAACGTCGCCGAGATGTTCGGCAACGTCGGCCGCCGCGTCAGCAACCTGACGACCCGTCAGCTCGCGCTGATCGACGCGGTGGAGCGCGGCGAGACCGACCCTGCGCTGCTCGAACGTCTCTACTCCATCGACCACATCGCGGTCCGCCTGCGCCGCAACGCCGACAGCCTGATGCTGCTGGCCGGCATCCGCGAGACCGTGCTGGACTCGGGGCCGACCGCGCTCACCAACGTCGTCCGTGCCGCGCTGGGCCAGATCGAGGGCTTCCAGCGGGTACGGCTGCGGGCCGCGACCGAGGCCATGGTGGAGCCCGACATCATCGGTGACCTGACACTGATGATCGCCGAACTTCTCGAGAACGCCGTGTCGTTCTCGCCCGAGCACAGCCCCGTCGAGGTCGTGGTCGGCTCCGACCACGACAGCGCGTCGATCATCGTCGCGGACCATGGCCTGGGCATGAGCGCCGAGCGCCTCGCCGAGGAGAACTCCCGCCTCGTGCGCCGCGAACGCCTCGACGTCGTCCCGACGAAGGTGCTCGGTCTGTTCGTGGTCGGTGCGCTGGCGCGCCGCTGGGACGTCGACGTCACCCTGTCCCGTACCCCGGGCGGCGGCGTGACTGCCGAGGTGCTGATCCCGTCGACGCTGCTCCTGACGACGAGTGAGCTGGAGCCGGCGGGCCGGCTCGGCTCCCCCGACGTGCCTGCCCCGCCCGCCGCTCTCGCCGCTCCGTCGGCCCGCGCGGCCGGCCCCTCCCCGTCGTCCTCGATCCCGTCCACGGTCCCGTCCTGGGCCACGACCGACGACGAGGCGACCGCACTCCCCCGCCGGGTCCCCCGCCGCGACGCGTCCCCCGGCGAACAGGAGACCGGGGCCCCGCTGCCTTCGGAGACCGGCTCCGAGTCCCCGGCGCGCGACACCGCCACGACCGTGACACATGCCTCCACCGGCGCCGACGCGTCCGTTGCCGCCACCCTGACGGGCGATACCGGTTCCACCAGCGGTACGGCTGCGACCGGATCCTCCGGCCACTCGGCCGAACCCGGTCTCTCGGCCCGTACGGCGGAGCCCACGTCCTCCGGCATCCCCGCGCAGCCCGGAGTTCCGGCCACCACCGCGGCCGAGCCGGGAAGTTCCGCTCCCCCCTCGGGTTCCGCGACCCGCGCCGACCTGCCCGAGCCCGGAACCACAACCGAGCCCGCCCCCCGAGCCCACCCCGACGGGGCCGGGACCCCGACGCCCCACGCCTCCGAACCGACGCTCCACACCCACGCGGAAGACGGCCCCGGAGCCCACACCCGTACGGCAGAGCACACCACCCCCGCCGGTACGACGGAACCGCCTCCGCACACCTACCCGGCCGCCCCTGAGAGCGACCTCGCCCACGCGGAAGACCGCCCCAGGGCCGACGACGCCCGTACGACGGAGTCGTCGCCCGCCCACCTGGCCGGGTCCCAGCCCGCCGCCCGTACCGAGCCGTCTCCGCACGCCTACCCCGCCGGCCCCGGGAGCGGTCTCGCCCGTGCGGCAGGTGGCGCCGGTGAGGCCGTCCGTGGGGCGGAGCGGGGCGCCGTCGGCCACGGGGCCGGACCGTCCCCGCTCGGCCGTCCCGCCGGTCCCCTCTCCGCGCAGGCGGGGGCCGACCCGTTCGCCGTCGGTCCCGACGGCTCCCGTCCGCTCCGGCGGCGGGTGCGCGGGGCGACACTGCGGACGACCGTCGACGCCGCCGCCCAGCAGGCCGCGCGGCAGGCCGTCCGCCCCGCCGACGCGGATGCCGTGCGTGATTCGCTGGAGGAGTTCGAGGCGGCCGTGGCCCGCGCGCACCGCGACACAGGCGAACACCCTCGCCCCGTCGAGTCCCGCCCCCTCACTCCCAGCCCCACCGCCGAAGACCCGACCGACCGCCGGCACGACCACCGGCACGACCGCCGTCCCGACGTTTCGCCCGAGAGGTCCGACCGGACAGTGCCGTCCGACGCGTCCGACCGGACCGAGCCGATCACCGACCCGATCAGCGTCCAGGACACCCCGTACCACCAGAACCACCAGAACCACCTTCCGGAAGGAGCCGAGCAGTGA
- a CDS encoding roadblock/LC7 domain-containing protein, producing the protein MSMSTGGTPAGDAKPTDLRAAAADFTWLLNRFATETAGVVDAIAVSSDGLLIAVSALREHADSERLAAIVSGITSLAAGASGNYGLGGLNKVIIDLEGGHVLVSAIGSGAVLGVVTGKEAKLGNIAYEMTVFANRAGTALSPQVVLELKNSVGATHTR; encoded by the coding sequence GTGAGCATGTCGACAGGTGGGACTCCCGCCGGAGACGCCAAGCCGACCGATCTGCGGGCCGCCGCAGCCGACTTCACCTGGCTGCTCAACCGTTTCGCCACGGAGACCGCAGGGGTCGTGGACGCCATCGCGGTGTCCTCCGACGGGCTGCTGATCGCCGTGTCGGCGCTGCGCGAGCACGCCGACTCCGAACGGCTGGCCGCGATCGTCTCGGGCATCACCAGCCTGGCCGCGGGCGCCTCCGGCAACTACGGCCTGGGCGGCCTGAACAAGGTCATCATCGACCTGGAGGGCGGCCATGTCCTGGTCTCCGCGATCGGCAGCGGCGCCGTGCTCGGCGTGGTCACCGGCAAAGAGGCCAAACTGGGCAACATCGCCTACGAGATGACGGTGTTCGCCAACCGCGCGGGCACCGCGCTCAGCCCGCAGGTCGTCCTGGAACTGAAGAACAGCGTCGGCGCCACGCATACGCGCTGA
- a CDS encoding DUF742 domain-containing protein yields the protein MAEGRTPRGAGGASGAGEDGAAPVGPAPAVRPFLVTAGRVAGGAGEASSGRTMPVETQLVATTGGLDALDRLSFEQHDIVAACRVPQSIAEIAARLRLHLNVVRVLAEDLRTAGQLSVHVPDSGVTHDASVLRRVIDGLRAIPDSRRVLRDTD from the coding sequence ATGGCGGAGGGCCGCACACCGCGCGGAGCCGGCGGGGCCAGTGGGGCCGGCGAGGACGGCGCCGCTCCCGTCGGTCCCGCACCCGCCGTCCGGCCCTTTCTGGTCACCGCCGGCCGGGTCGCGGGCGGCGCGGGCGAGGCGTCGTCCGGGCGGACGATGCCCGTGGAGACCCAACTGGTGGCCACCACCGGCGGGCTCGACGCGCTCGACCGGCTCTCCTTCGAACAGCACGACATCGTCGCCGCCTGCCGCGTGCCGCAGTCCATCGCGGAGATCGCGGCCAGGCTGCGGCTGCACCTGAACGTGGTGCGGGTCCTCGCCGAGGACCTCCGGACGGCGGGACAGCTGTCGGTGCACGTGCCCGATTCCGGCGTCACCCACGACGCATCCGTTCTGCGCAGGGTTATCGATGGTCTGCGGGCCATCCCCGACTCCCGGAGGGTCCTCCGTGACACCGACTGA